The Methylomagnum ishizawai genome has a window encoding:
- a CDS encoding amino acid permease — translation MIFWRVKPLDAILATAEKKGLHRSLGAWQLTLLGVGAIIGTGIFVLTAEAAQKAGPGMMLSFVIAGFVCAVAALCYAELSSMVPVSGSAYTYSYAVLGELVAWVVGWALILEYAVAASAVAVGWSGYFVGLLHNSLGIDLPMALANGPYAGGIVNLPAMVVSLFVTGLLVIGTKESATFTGVLVAVKIAALAVFIALALPVLNSAHFQPFAPLGGSGVVAAAASIFFAYVGFDAVSTAAEETRNPQRNVPIGLIGSLGICTVFYLLVSAGAIGAIGAQPVVDPATGAGLAPGSTELAARCQTLAGAGTQPLVCSREALAQVLRQIGWGGVGNLIGLAAFLALPSVVLMMLFGQTRIFFVMARDGLLPEALSRVHPRLKTPHIVTMVTGAAVTLAAAFFPVGKLADVSNSGTLFAFMVVAIAVMILRVKDAGRFRPFKTPGVWLVGPLAVLGCLVLFLFLPLEAKLVFPIWGTIGLVFYFLYGYRKSHVARGVVDPTGGEDIIQEIRPLAECCKED, via the coding sequence ATGATCTTCTGGCGCGTAAAGCCCCTGGACGCCATCCTCGCCACCGCCGAGAAAAAGGGCCTGCACCGATCCCTGGGCGCTTGGCAACTGACCTTGCTGGGCGTCGGCGCGATCATCGGCACCGGCATTTTCGTCCTGACCGCCGAGGCCGCGCAGAAAGCCGGCCCCGGCATGATGCTGTCCTTCGTCATCGCCGGCTTCGTCTGCGCGGTGGCGGCGCTGTGCTATGCCGAGCTATCGTCCATGGTGCCGGTCTCGGGCTCGGCCTATACCTATTCCTACGCGGTGCTGGGGGAATTGGTGGCCTGGGTGGTGGGCTGGGCCTTGATCCTGGAATACGCCGTGGCGGCCAGCGCGGTGGCGGTGGGTTGGTCGGGCTATTTCGTGGGGTTGCTGCACAACTCGCTGGGGATCGACCTCCCGATGGCCCTGGCCAACGGTCCCTATGCCGGCGGTATCGTCAACCTGCCCGCGATGGTGGTCAGCCTGTTCGTGACGGGGCTATTGGTCATCGGCACCAAGGAAAGCGCCACCTTCACCGGCGTCCTGGTGGCGGTGAAAATCGCCGCGCTCGCCGTTTTCATCGCCCTGGCCCTGCCGGTGTTGAACAGCGCCCATTTCCAGCCGTTCGCGCCTTTGGGCGGGTCGGGCGTGGTGGCGGCGGCGGCGTCGATCTTCTTCGCCTATGTCGGCTTCGACGCGGTCTCGACCGCCGCCGAGGAAACCCGGAACCCCCAGCGCAACGTGCCCATCGGGCTGATCGGCTCCCTGGGGATTTGCACGGTGTTCTATCTCCTGGTGTCGGCGGGGGCCATCGGGGCCATCGGCGCCCAGCCGGTGGTCGATCCCGCGACCGGCGCGGGGCTGGCGCCGGGTTCGACGGAACTGGCGGCGCGTTGCCAAACCCTGGCCGGTGCCGGAACCCAACCCCTGGTTTGCTCGCGCGAGGCGCTGGCCCAGGTGTTGCGCCAGATCGGCTGGGGCGGCGTCGGCAACCTGATAGGGCTCGCCGCCTTCCTGGCCCTGCCCTCGGTGGTGTTGATGATGCTGTTCGGCCAGACCCGCATCTTCTTCGTGATGGCGCGGGACGGGCTGTTGCCGGAAGCCCTGAGCCGGGTCCACCCGCGTCTCAAGACCCCGCATATCGTGACGATGGTCACGGGGGCGGCCGTCACCCTGGCGGCGGCGTTCTTCCCGGTGGGCAAGCTGGCGGATGTGTCGAATTCCGGCACTTTGTTCGCCTTCATGGTGGTGGCCATCGCGGTGATGATCCTCAGGGTGAAGGACGCCGGGCGGTTCCGGCCCTTCAAGACGCCGGGGGTGTGGCTGGTGGGGCCGTTGGCGGTGCTGGGCTGCTTGGTGTTGTTCCTGTTCCTGCCGCTGGAGGCCAAGCTGGTGTTCCCGATCTGGGGGACGATTGGGCTGGTGTTCTATTTCCTGTATGGCTACCGCAAAAGCCATGTGGCGCGGGGGGTCGTCGATCCCACCGGCGGCGAGGATATCATCCAGGAAATCCGGCCCTTGGCGGAATGCTGCAAGGAGGATTGA
- the hemE gene encoding uroporphyrinogen decarboxylase has protein sequence MSRLHNDCFIRALLRQPVERTPVWMMRQAGRYLPEYRRVREQAGSFMNLCTQPELACEVTLQPLARFRLDAAILFSDILTIPDAMGLGLSFAEGEGPRFARPVRSAAEVRALPVPDPEDRLRYVTDAVRLIRRELDGRVPLIGFSGSPWTLATYMVEGGGSREFRKVKGLMYQEPQVVHELLGKLAEAVGLYLAAQIAAGVDAIMVFDTWGGVLSAAQYREFSLAYAQQALERIGLDRLERKVPAILFTKGGGQWLEAMAGAGYDALGIDWTTDIGEARRRVGDRVALQGNLDPQALYAPKQSIRAEVKRILEGYGPGSGHVFNLGHGVWPDVDPEQVGAMVEAVHEFSPAVHR, from the coding sequence ATGAGCCGCTTGCACAACGATTGCTTCATCCGCGCCTTGCTCCGCCAGCCCGTCGAACGCACCCCCGTGTGGATGATGCGCCAGGCCGGGCGCTATCTTCCCGAATACCGCCGGGTCCGCGAACAGGCGGGCAGTTTCATGAACCTTTGCACCCAGCCGGAACTGGCCTGCGAAGTGACCTTGCAGCCCTTGGCGCGTTTCCGCCTGGACGCCGCGATCTTGTTCTCGGACATCCTCACCATCCCCGACGCGATGGGCCTCGGGTTGAGCTTCGCGGAAGGCGAGGGGCCGCGCTTCGCCCGGCCCGTGCGCTCGGCGGCGGAGGTGCGGGCCTTGCCGGTGCCCGATCCGGAAGACCGCTTGCGCTATGTGACCGACGCCGTGCGCCTGATCCGGCGCGAATTGGATGGGCGGGTGCCCTTGATCGGTTTTTCCGGCAGTCCCTGGACCTTGGCGACGTATATGGTCGAAGGCGGCGGCAGCCGCGAGTTCCGCAAGGTCAAAGGCTTGATGTATCAGGAACCCCAGGTCGTGCACGAACTCCTGGGCAAGCTTGCCGAGGCCGTGGGCCTGTATCTGGCCGCGCAGATCGCCGCCGGGGTCGATGCCATCATGGTGTTCGATACCTGGGGCGGGGTGTTGTCGGCGGCGCAGTACCGGGAGTTCTCGTTGGCCTATGCCCAACAGGCGCTGGAACGGATCGGCCTGGATCGGCTGGAACGGAAGGTTCCGGCCATCTTGTTCACCAAGGGTGGCGGGCAGTGGTTGGAGGCGATGGCTGGCGCGGGCTACGACGCGCTGGGGATCGATTGGACCACCGATATCGGCGAGGCCCGCCGCCGGGTGGGCGACCGGGTGGCGTTGCAGGGCAATCTCGACCCGCAAGCCTTGTATGCACCGAAACAGTCCATCCGCGCCGAGGTGAAACGCATCCTCGAAGGCTACGGTCCCGGCAGCGGCCACGTCTTCAACCTGGGGCATGGGGTGTGGCCGGATGTCGATCCCGAGCAGGTGGGCGCGATGGTCGAGGCGGTACACGAGTTCAGCCCGGCTGTGCATCGCTAG
- a CDS encoding ATP-binding protein has translation MAALEEAQADGPLDGSLLSEARERKFDLLLHLAVNLSQPIVLSGPEGMGKTVFLRRLESSARAYASVCYLAATAGTTYESIIEELRRVALRDLNLASAGEWTCAEVLARYGKERRLLVLLLDNAHRLLPGLLSGLWEFAREHHSLHIVLALPSHGLRRKATTDALALRDAQPLEIPSLSPAEFSAYLRRLIAAKPGLPPQQTTAEAQAGAWHARAQGAPGAALRLLEQPVEAAPSRPWGRPMRWLVPGLAATLLAGVILWLWKPRPQLPEPSAFPSPKADADSVVPGTVLHEPSAPVAVEGGDPAHPGESPAQAAAPEIPPQQQAGTGTPPAEPQGPPSRPEPAQAPAPESQVQPEPAASQAPPVAAPSEPTGKPPESPGAAQPPEPLSPEQQARLQAATVGLEGAHGVDWIMAQNPDAYTLQILAMSQANALAGTVGRFPPDSGLSVLRSRKGRGDLYLLFHGVYPNLAAAREGAAGLPPPLTQAIPRQFKSIQADLLRPPGSGTNAPAQRWRVPHKAQQP, from the coding sequence ATGGCCGCGCTTGAGGAGGCCCAGGCCGACGGTCCGCTGGACGGCTCCCTGCTTTCCGAGGCGCGGGAGCGCAAGTTCGACCTGCTGCTGCATCTGGCGGTCAACCTTTCCCAGCCCATCGTCTTGTCCGGCCCCGAGGGCATGGGCAAGACGGTGTTCCTGCGGCGTTTGGAGTCCAGCGCCCGCGCCTATGCCAGCGTGTGCTATCTGGCCGCCACGGCGGGCACCACCTATGAATCCATCATCGAGGAATTGCGGCGGGTGGCGTTGCGGGATTTGAACCTCGCCAGCGCCGGGGAATGGACCTGCGCGGAGGTGCTGGCGCGTTATGGCAAGGAGCGGCGCTTGCTGGTGTTGTTGCTCGATAACGCTCACCGCCTGCTGCCGGGCTTGCTGAGCGGTCTTTGGGAATTCGCCCGCGAGCATCATAGCCTGCATATCGTGCTGGCCTTGCCCAGCCACGGTTTGCGGCGCAAAGCCACCACCGACGCCCTGGCCCTGCGCGATGCCCAGCCGCTGGAAATCCCCTCGCTGAGTCCCGCCGAATTTTCCGCCTACCTGCGCCGGTTGATCGCCGCCAAGCCAGGACTGCCGCCACAACAAACCACCGCCGAAGCCCAGGCCGGCGCTTGGCACGCCCGCGCCCAGGGCGCGCCCGGCGCGGCCCTGCGCCTGCTGGAACAGCCGGTGGAAGCCGCGCCATCCCGGCCTTGGGGCCGGCCTATGCGTTGGCTGGTACCGGGATTGGCCGCTACGCTGCTGGCGGGCGTGATCCTATGGTTGTGGAAACCGAGGCCCCAGCTTCCCGAGCCGTCGGCCTTCCCTTCGCCCAAGGCCGACGCCGATTCGGTGGTGCCGGGCACGGTGTTGCACGAACCGTCCGCGCCCGTGGCGGTCGAGGGTGGCGATCCCGCGCATCCGGGCGAATCCCCGGCCCAGGCCGCCGCTCCCGAAATTCCGCCGCAGCAACAAGCCGGGACGGGTACGCCGCCCGCGGAACCCCAAGGCCCGCCGTCCAGGCCGGAACCGGCCCAAGCCCCGGCACCCGAATCCCAGGTCCAGCCGGAGCCGGCCGCCTCCCAGGCCCCTCCCGTCGCCGCCCCGTCCGAGCCGACGGGCAAGCCCCCGGAGTCCCCAGGCGCGGCCCAGCCGCCGGAACCCCTGTCGCCCGAACAGCAAGCGCGGCTCCAAGCCGCCACCGTCGGCCTGGAAGGAGCGCATGGCGTGGATTGGATCATGGCGCAGAACCCGGACGCCTATACCTTGCAAATCCTCGCCATGTCCCAGGCCAACGCCCTGGCCGGGACCGTGGGCCGGTTCCCGCCGGACAGCGGCTTATCCGTGCTGCGCTCGCGCAAGGGCCGGGGCGATTTGTACCTGCTGTTCCATGGCGTTTATCCGAACCTGGCCGCCGCCAGGGAAGGGGCTGCGGGCCTGCCGCCGCCCTTGACCCAGGCCATTCCCCGGCAATTCAAATCGATCCAGGCCGATCTGCTGCGCCCGCCGGGCTCCGGCACCAACGCCCCGGCCCAGCGCTGGCGGGTTCCCCACAAGGCCCAGCAGCCGTAA
- the aroB gene encoding 3-dehydroquinate synthase, translated as MRTLTVSLGERSYPIHIGPDLLNRGGLLPSYLDSKQILVVTNTTVAPLYLERVLDQLEGKQVATVTLPDGESYKTMESALAVFDALLEHKFNRNAHLIALGGGVVGDLTGFAAACYQRGVPFVQIPTTLLAQVDSSVGGKTAVNHPRGKNMIGAFHQPKCVIADLSTLDTLADRELSAGLAEVVKYGLIRDEPFFRWLEEHMEALLRRDPEALGYAIERSCHNKAEVVAADERETGERATLNLGHTFGHAIETGLGYGGILHGEAVAIGMCQAADLSRRLGWLAERDVERIVALLARARLPVRPPAGLGADAFLEHMAVDKKNLEGRLRLILLECIGKAHLPMPVDLAPLRSTLDEYGRA; from the coding sequence ATGAGGACCCTCACCGTCTCGCTGGGAGAGCGCAGCTACCCCATCCATATCGGCCCCGATTTGCTGAACCGGGGCGGACTCCTGCCGTCCTATCTCGATTCCAAGCAAATCCTGGTCGTGACCAACACCACCGTCGCGCCCTTGTACCTGGAGCGGGTGCTGGACCAGCTCGAAGGCAAGCAGGTCGCCACCGTGACCCTACCCGATGGCGAGTCTTACAAAACCATGGAATCGGCCCTGGCGGTGTTCGACGCCCTGCTCGAACACAAATTCAACCGCAACGCCCATCTCATCGCCCTGGGCGGCGGCGTGGTCGGCGACCTGACCGGTTTCGCGGCGGCGTGCTACCAGCGCGGCGTGCCCTTCGTGCAGATTCCCACCACCTTGCTGGCCCAGGTGGATTCCTCGGTGGGCGGCAAGACCGCCGTCAACCATCCCCGTGGCAAGAACATGATCGGGGCGTTCCACCAGCCCAAATGCGTGATCGCCGACCTCTCGACCCTCGATACCCTGGCCGACCGCGAATTGAGCGCCGGGCTGGCCGAGGTCGTGAAATATGGCTTGATCCGCGACGAGCCGTTTTTCCGGTGGCTTGAGGAGCACATGGAAGCCCTGCTACGGCGCGATCCGGAAGCCCTGGGCTACGCTATCGAGCGCTCCTGCCACAACAAGGCGGAGGTGGTGGCGGCGGACGAGCGCGAAACCGGCGAGCGGGCCACCTTGAACCTGGGCCATACCTTCGGCCACGCCATCGAAACCGGCCTGGGCTACGGCGGCATCCTGCACGGCGAGGCGGTGGCGATAGGCATGTGCCAGGCGGCGGATTTGTCACGGCGCTTGGGCTGGCTCGCGGAACGGGACGTGGAACGCATCGTGGCCCTGCTGGCGCGGGCGCGGCTGCCGGTGCGCCCGCCCGCCGGACTCGGGGCCGACGCCTTCCTCGAACACATGGCGGTGGACAAGAAGAACCTCGAAGGCCGCTTGCGTTTGATCCTGCTCGAATGTATCGGCAAGGCGCATTTGCCGATGCCGGTCGATCTGGCCCCGTTGCGGTCCACTTTGGACGAGTATGGCCGCGCTTGA
- the aroK gene encoding shikimate kinase AroK, whose product MKQSKNIYLIGPMGAGKTTIGRLLSKSLGVGFVDSDKQIEQRTGVTIPMIFEYEGEAGFRRREAEVLAELTQMDGIVMATGGGSILLPENQERIRRHGFVVYLHCPVEKQLERTHKDANRPLLNTENPRQKLLDLFQIREPIYRSLADFVVDTGQSSSRSAVRQILRVYHRTHSRPSKP is encoded by the coding sequence ATGAAACAGTCCAAGAATATCTATTTGATCGGCCCGATGGGGGCGGGGAAGACCACCATAGGACGCTTGCTCTCGAAAAGCCTGGGCGTGGGTTTCGTCGATAGCGACAAGCAGATCGAGCAGCGCACCGGCGTCACCATCCCCATGATCTTCGAATACGAGGGCGAGGCCGGCTTCCGCAGGCGCGAGGCCGAGGTGCTGGCCGAACTGACCCAAATGGACGGGATCGTCATGGCGACCGGGGGCGGTTCCATCCTGTTGCCGGAGAACCAGGAGCGGATCCGCCGCCATGGTTTCGTGGTCTACCTGCATTGCCCGGTGGAGAAGCAACTGGAGCGCACCCACAAGGACGCCAACCGTCCCTTGCTCAACACCGAAAACCCGCGCCAAAAACTATTGGACCTCTTCCAAATCCGCGAACCGATCTACCGTTCCCTGGCCGATTTCGTCGTCGATACGGGGCAAAGCTCCAGCCGTAGCGCCGTCCGGCAAATCCTCAGGGTCTACCACCGAACCCATTCCAGGCCAAGCAAACCATGA
- the pilQ gene encoding type IV pilus secretin PilQ, protein MTMRANGSGAWGLSGRIVVWVVVALGLLWRIPVCGAGGLVLTSVEFSSLPGDNLQLVLNLNGPAVQPRVFNTENPARIALDLPGVSNGLDKKSIPINTAGAQSLQAVESAGRTRVVLNLTNLVPYTAKAEGDRILITLQNAPPQSTAPVVRAPSSSSAPTPGVQPAYYGYGAGRRIENVDFRRGEKGEGRLLITLSDPNSVVDIKQQGRKVVIRLDETELPQKLARRLDVIDFATPVQLIESAMDGSDTRLSVTPVSEEYDYSSYQTGKLLTVEFRPLTKLEKEEIKKKDFRYGGEKLTLNFQDIPVRSVLQILADFTNLNIVASDTVQGNVTLRLEDVPWDQALDLVLKSKSLGKRQEGNIIRVAPLDELNKQERDELEAQKVVEELEPLRTEMIQLNYTKAEEIKEILVGTTKKTVEDTASQSNITGAKALTSTATLDVSQSILSSRGNVTVDPRTNQLIVKDTSRNIERVRELVRQLDKQVRQVLIESRIVIAENNFTRELGSRLSLNRSTFVKDERGKEFFQTAPDGTTEEWQQRWSGNTGVSGDALVNLASTAAAASGGYFGVTFLKVGDYLLDLELSAAQIDGRSETVATPKLITSDQTKATILQGQEIPYTVTSAAGGAAIATVQFKLAVLKLEVTPHITPDDNILMDLFVQKDEPSSVLFNGVPAILKRQIITRAQVGNGDTVVLGGVYEGQQKNQTDKVPFLGDLPGVGFMFRKDRVEDNKKELLIFITPKILDQTLSTR, encoded by the coding sequence ATGACGATGAGAGCGAATGGTTCGGGGGCTTGGGGATTGTCGGGACGGATAGTCGTCTGGGTGGTCGTGGCGCTGGGCTTGTTATGGCGTATCCCGGTATGCGGGGCGGGCGGTTTGGTGCTGACTTCCGTCGAGTTTTCCTCCTTGCCCGGAGATAATCTCCAATTGGTATTGAACCTGAACGGACCGGCGGTGCAGCCCAGGGTATTCAATACCGAAAATCCCGCCCGTATCGCCCTGGATTTGCCGGGGGTCAGCAATGGTCTCGATAAGAAATCGATCCCCATCAACACCGCCGGGGCGCAGAGCCTACAGGCGGTGGAATCCGCCGGGCGTACCCGTGTCGTGTTGAACCTGACCAACCTGGTGCCCTATACCGCCAAGGCCGAAGGCGACCGCATCCTGATCACCCTGCAAAACGCCCCGCCGCAGTCCACCGCGCCGGTGGTCAGGGCCCCATCTTCCAGTTCCGCGCCGACGCCTGGTGTCCAGCCTGCCTATTATGGTTATGGCGCGGGACGGCGCATCGAGAATGTCGATTTCCGCCGCGGCGAAAAGGGCGAAGGCCGCTTGTTGATTACCCTGAGCGACCCTAATTCCGTTGTCGATATCAAGCAGCAAGGCCGCAAAGTGGTGATCCGGCTCGATGAGACCGAACTACCCCAGAAATTGGCCCGTAGGCTCGATGTCATCGATTTCGCGACCCCGGTGCAGTTGATCGAATCGGCCATGGATGGCAGCGATACCCGGTTGAGCGTGACCCCGGTGTCCGAGGAATACGATTATTCCTCCTACCAGACCGGCAAGTTATTGACCGTGGAATTCCGGCCCCTGACCAAGTTGGAAAAGGAAGAAATCAAGAAGAAGGATTTCCGTTATGGCGGCGAAAAGCTGACCCTGAATTTCCAGGATATTCCGGTGCGTTCGGTGTTGCAGATCCTGGCGGATTTCACCAACCTCAATATCGTGGCCAGCGATACCGTGCAGGGCAATGTGACGCTGCGTTTGGAAGATGTGCCTTGGGACCAGGCCTTGGATTTGGTGTTGAAATCCAAAAGCCTGGGGAAGCGCCAGGAAGGCAATATCATCCGGGTCGCGCCCTTGGACGAATTGAACAAGCAGGAAAGGGACGAATTGGAAGCCCAAAAGGTGGTGGAGGAATTGGAGCCCCTCCGTACCGAAATGATCCAGTTGAACTACACCAAGGCCGAGGAAATCAAGGAAATCCTGGTGGGCACCACCAAGAAAACCGTGGAGGACACGGCCAGCCAGTCCAATATCACCGGCGCGAAAGCCCTGACCAGCACCGCCACCCTGGATGTCAGCCAGTCGATCCTGTCCAGCCGTGGCAATGTCACGGTCGATCCCAGGACCAACCAATTGATCGTGAAGGATACCTCGCGCAACATCGAGCGGGTGCGGGAACTGGTGCGCCAATTGGATAAGCAGGTCCGCCAGGTCTTGATCGAATCCCGCATCGTAATCGCCGAGAACAATTTTACCCGCGAACTGGGATCGCGCCTCTCGTTGAACCGGTCCACCTTCGTCAAGGACGAGCGCGGCAAGGAGTTCTTCCAGACCGCCCCCGATGGCACCACCGAAGAATGGCAACAGCGCTGGAGCGGCAATACCGGCGTTTCGGGCGATGCCTTGGTGAACCTGGCCTCGACCGCCGCCGCCGCCAGTGGTGGCTATTTCGGCGTGACCTTCCTCAAGGTCGGCGATTATCTGCTGGACCTCGAACTTTCGGCGGCCCAGATCGATGGCCGCAGCGAGACCGTGGCGACCCCGAAGCTCATCACCTCCGACCAGACCAAGGCCACCATCCTCCAGGGCCAGGAAATCCCCTATACCGTGACCAGCGCGGCGGGCGGTGCCGCCATCGCCACCGTGCAATTCAAGCTGGCCGTGCTGAAATTGGAAGTCACCCCGCATATCACGCCCGACGACAATATCCTGATGGACCTGTTCGTCCAGAAGGACGAGCCTTCGTCGGTCTTGTTCAATGGCGTTCCGGCCATCCTGAAGCGCCAGATCATCACCCGCGCCCAAGTGGGCAACGGTGATACCGTGGTCCTTGGCGGCGTGTACGAAGGGCAACAGAAAAACCAGACCGACAAGGTGCCCTTCCTGGGCGATCTGCCGGGCGTGGGGTTCATGTTCCGCAAGGACCGGGTGGAAGATAATAAAAAGGAACTGCTGATCTTCATCACCCCTAAAATCCTCGATCAAACCTTGAGTACCCGCTGA
- a CDS encoding pilus assembly protein PilP encodes MADLKSYVAGVKGRHKGMVDPLPEVKTVEPFVFKSEDLRDPFIPDEKSQEPEEEKVESGIRPDTSRPREELESYELDSLRMVGTVIQQGGLWGLVRANDGTIHRVRVGNYMGKNYGKIINIKENMIELVEIFSDSPGAWHERKASLDLAEASGGNK; translated from the coding sequence ATGGCGGATTTGAAAAGCTATGTCGCCGGGGTGAAGGGCCGCCATAAGGGCATGGTCGATCCCTTGCCGGAGGTGAAGACGGTCGAGCCTTTCGTATTCAAGTCCGAGGATTTGCGCGATCCCTTTATTCCCGACGAAAAGAGCCAGGAACCCGAGGAGGAAAAGGTCGAAAGCGGTATCCGTCCCGATACCAGCCGCCCCAGGGAGGAACTCGAATCCTATGAGCTCGATAGCCTCAGGATGGTGGGCACGGTGATCCAGCAGGGGGGGTTGTGGGGCTTGGTGCGCGCCAACGACGGCACCATACACCGCGTGCGCGTCGGTAATTATATGGGCAAGAATTATGGGAAAATCATCAATATCAAAGAGAATATGATCGAATTGGTCGAAATATTCTCGGATAGTCCCGGGGCTTGGCACGAACGTAAAGCCAGTCTCGACCTGGCGGAAGCGAGCGGGGGAAACAAATGA
- a CDS encoding type 4a pilus biogenesis protein PilO gives MNLSNINWDIEHAGSWPTPIKVAIIGFLCLVLGGLWYYFDTQDQLLNLSQQEAKEQQLKTAFEQKQQKAANLEEYKVQLAEIEKTFGDLLRQLPDKTQVPELLVDVSQTGLASGLEFELFKPGGEIAKDFYAELPIEIRVVGNYMEFGTFVSGLASLPRIVTVHNIKIAPNNAQKKGGGKDPLIMSALVKTYRYMEEGAGPTGPGAKKPGAPGAKPATPAANKPK, from the coding sequence ATGAATCTCTCGAACATCAATTGGGATATCGAACATGCCGGTTCCTGGCCGACGCCGATCAAGGTGGCGATCATCGGTTTTTTATGCTTGGTGCTGGGCGGGCTTTGGTACTATTTCGATACCCAGGATCAACTGCTCAACCTGAGCCAACAGGAAGCCAAGGAGCAGCAATTGAAAACCGCGTTCGAGCAGAAACAGCAAAAAGCCGCCAACCTCGAGGAATATAAAGTGCAATTGGCCGAGATCGAAAAGACCTTCGGCGATTTGCTGCGGCAACTGCCCGATAAGACCCAGGTTCCCGAATTATTGGTAGATGTGTCACAGACTGGTTTGGCCAGTGGGTTAGAATTCGAACTGTTCAAACCGGGGGGCGAAATCGCCAAGGATTTCTATGCCGAATTGCCGATAGAAATCCGGGTGGTCGGCAATTATATGGAGTTCGGCACGTTCGTCAGCGGCTTGGCTTCCTTGCCCAGGATCGTGACCGTACACAATATCAAGATCGCGCCCAATAATGCACAAAAAAAAGGCGGCGGCAAAGACCCTTTGATCATGAGTGCATTGGTCAAAACCTACCGATATATGGAAGAAGGGGCCGGTCCCACCGGGCCGGGCGCGAAAAAGCCGGGGGCACCGGGAGCGAAACCCGCCACCCCCGCCGCCAATAAGCCGAAATAA
- a CDS encoding PilN domain-containing protein: MAGINLLPWRAERRKQKQQEFFTITALAMGLSATILLSVHLQIQSMTDYQEQRNKFLESEVAVFDKKIKEIEELETKKKRFIAKMEVIQQLQTSRPEIVHLFDELARTIPEGVFLSDLTQSDKSLTMNGVAQSNSRVSAYMRNLESSPWLQDPVLNIIENKLDGKDKPAKDQKDLRGSKFTLQVKQAGEKTAEPSPKDSQRKKPS, translated from the coding sequence ATGGCCGGTATCAACCTCCTTCCCTGGCGCGCTGAGCGGCGCAAACAAAAACAACAGGAATTCTTCACGATCACCGCCTTGGCGATGGGGCTGAGCGCCACGATACTGCTGTCGGTGCATTTGCAGATTCAATCGATGACCGATTATCAGGAACAGCGCAATAAGTTCCTGGAAAGCGAGGTCGCGGTATTCGATAAGAAAATCAAGGAAATCGAGGAACTCGAAACCAAGAAGAAGCGTTTCATCGCGAAAATGGAAGTCATCCAGCAATTGCAAACCAGCCGCCCGGAAATCGTCCACCTGTTCGATGAGTTGGCGCGTACCATTCCCGAAGGGGTTTTCCTCTCCGACCTCACCCAATCGGATAAGAGCCTGACCATGAATGGCGTCGCCCAATCCAACTCCAGGGTTTCGGCTTATATGCGCAATCTGGAATCTTCGCCTTGGTTGCAAGACCCGGTGTTGAATATCATCGAAAACAAGCTGGATGGCAAGGATAAACCCGCCAAGGACCAGAAAGACCTGCGTGGCAGCAAATTCACCCTGCAAGTCAAGCAGGCCGGTGAGAAGACCGCCGAGCCTAGCCCCAAAGATAGCCAGCGGAAAAAGCCCTCATGA